From Pseudomonas sp. G.S.17, the proteins below share one genomic window:
- a CDS encoding NAD(P)-dependent oxidoreductase produces the protein MTDQPLGFIGVGIMGRPMARRLLEKGHSLVIFDKDPAALAELSGLGARVADSAREVADSAKIVFTSLPNPAIFKAVALGPDGIVEGKAVRILVDLSTVGSRAEQEVAAGLLKHDIQTVDAPISGGAAGASKGTLAMMVAGKPEAVAQVRELFDLFGKVFIVGEQPGQGQLLKLLNNMLSTTAFAITSEAFVAGVKGGLDPQVMMDVINAGSGKNGATLDKFPKHVLPGTFDFGFPISSVCKDIGLAIEECQALGVPMWLGNSARQLWNVAAQQDGGERDLTELVRTVEGWSQD, from the coding sequence ATGACAGACCAACCACTGGGTTTCATTGGCGTCGGCATCATGGGGCGGCCCATGGCCCGACGTCTGCTGGAAAAAGGCCATTCGCTGGTGATTTTCGACAAAGACCCGGCAGCCCTGGCCGAGCTTTCCGGCTTGGGCGCGCGGGTTGCCGACAGCGCCCGGGAGGTGGCCGACAGCGCCAAAATCGTCTTCACCAGCCTGCCCAACCCGGCGATCTTCAAAGCCGTGGCGTTGGGGCCGGACGGTATCGTCGAAGGCAAGGCGGTGCGTATTCTGGTCGACCTTTCCACCGTGGGTTCCCGGGCCGAACAGGAAGTTGCCGCCGGTTTGCTCAAGCACGACATTCAAACCGTCGATGCGCCCATCAGCGGTGGTGCGGCCGGGGCGAGCAAAGGCACCCTGGCGATGATGGTCGCCGGCAAGCCCGAAGCCGTCGCCCAGGTGCGTGAGCTGTTCGACTTGTTCGGCAAAGTCTTCATCGTCGGTGAACAACCCGGTCAAGGCCAGTTGCTGAAACTGCTCAACAACATGCTCTCGACCACTGCGTTCGCGATTACCTCGGAGGCGTTCGTGGCAGGCGTCAAGGGCGGGCTCGACCCGCAAGTGATGATGGACGTGATCAATGCCGGGAGCGGCAAGAATGGCGCGACGCTGGACAAGTTTCCCAAACACGTCCTGCCCGGCACCTTCGATTTCGGCTTCCCGATTTCCAGCGTGTGCAAGGACATCGGCCTGGCCATTGAGGAGTGTCAGGCGCTGGGTGTGCCGATGTGGCTGGGCAATTCGGCGCGGCAACTGTGGAACGTTGCCGCGCAGCAGGATGGCGGGGAGCGCGACTTGACCGAACTGGTGCGCACCGTTGAAGGCTGGTCGCAAGACTGA